One stretch of Eupeodes corollae chromosome 2, idEupCoro1.1, whole genome shotgun sequence DNA includes these proteins:
- the LOC129944963 gene encoding craniofacial development protein 2-like: MENPSTASTAVNRTSDLGVRYLSCNSVNQDANESSTISRSRSRNAMDTFGYGIRTKIGAWNIRSLYGEGRYEQLERKMLCLKISILGISETKWRGRTEYRSDTGQTRMLYSGEDERESGQRLHGAGIMLNKVARRSLISWAPISEGIMTARFRSRIRNITIVQCYAPTNEATEKDKTAFYTHLNSVYSSVPRADNHNRYVRPQRLSRCRQLRSGTSYGKKWLGSRNENGGMLVDFCNADHLVIGGTVFKHKTCNKVTWVLPDGHTENQIEYIMIQQRWRKSMCDVRNIRNADVGSNPHLVVMSLNLKTAAVL, encoded by the coding sequence ATGGAGAATCCCTCTACAGCTTCAACTGCAGTAAACCGCACATCGGATTTGGGGGTGCGGTATCTTTCATGCAACAGCGTCAATCAAGACGCCAATGAATCGTCAACAATAAGTAGAAGTCGTTCAAGAAATGCAATGGATACTTTTGGCTATGGTATACGTACAAAAATCGGAGCTTGGAACATTCGATCCTTGTATGGCGAAGGAAGATATGAACAGCTAGAGCGCAAAATGCTTTGTCTTAAGATCAGTATCCTGGGCATTAGTGAAACAAAGTGGAGAGGAAGAACTGAATATAGATCTGACACTGGACAAACGAGAATGCTGtattcgggagaggatgaaagAGAGAGTGGCCAAAGGCTGCATGGTGCTGGAATTATGTTGAACAAAGTTGCTAGGCGCAGTCTTATTTCCTGGGCGCCAATATCTGAAGGAATAATGACTGCAAGGTTCCGCTCAAGAATTCGCAACATCACAATCGTTCAGTGTTATGCCCCCACAAATGAAGCGACCGAAAAAGACAAAACCGCGTTCTACACTCATCTTAACTCGGTTTACAGCAGTGTTCCGAGAGCCGATAATCATAATCGCTATGTAAGACCTCAACGTTTAAGTCGGTGCAGACAATTACGGTCTGGAACGAGTTATGGGAAAAAATGGCTGGGGTCACGTAATGAAAATGGTGGCATGCTTGTCGACTTTTGTAACGCAGATCATCTTGTAATTGGTGGGACTGTATTTAAACATAAGACGTGCAACAAAGTCACATGGGTGCTCCCAGATGGTCATaccgaaaatcaaattgaatataTCATGATTCAGCAGCGATGGAGGAAGTCTATGTGTGATGTCCGAAATATAAGAAATGCCGATGTGGGAAGCAACCCCCATTTGGTTGTCATGAGTCTCAACTTAAAAACCGCGGCTGTATTATGA